The following coding sequences are from one Spirochaeta lutea window:
- a CDS encoding ABC transporter ATP-binding protein codes for MALVEIRDLVKTYRAKQSGVSTPALQGVSLELEKGSFTALMGPSGAGKSTLLNCLATIDRADSGEIRIRNRQVHDLRGSELSAFRTTELGFIFQESSLLETLSVAENIMLPLTLQSSLDKKTRRDRVRQIAEDLGIADILDRYPVEVSGGQAQRAAVARALVGNPALILADEPTGALDSKNARDLLNRIQILKDRYHSTILLVTHDPLVASFGDRVICIKDGRLFSEVTRSSQPRETLSQGSEDLRQVFFNRIIAMLTTLEQGVV; via the coding sequence GTAGAAATTCGAGATCTCGTAAAAACGTACCGGGCAAAACAAAGCGGGGTAAGTACCCCGGCTCTTCAGGGAGTCAGTCTTGAACTGGAAAAGGGAAGCTTTACCGCCCTTATGGGACCCTCCGGGGCAGGGAAATCCACCCTGTTAAACTGCCTGGCTACCATCGACCGGGCTGACTCCGGAGAAATTCGGATCAGGAATCGGCAGGTTCATGACCTTCGGGGTAGTGAGTTGTCGGCGTTCCGTACTACAGAACTTGGTTTTATATTCCAGGAAAGCAGTTTGCTGGAGACCCTCAGCGTGGCCGAGAACATCATGTTGCCCCTGACCCTGCAATCTTCCCTGGACAAAAAAACCCGCCGCGACCGGGTCCGGCAGATCGCTGAGGATCTGGGTATCGCTGATATCCTGGACAGGTATCCAGTGGAGGTGTCTGGAGGGCAGGCCCAACGGGCTGCGGTGGCCAGAGCATTGGTAGGAAACCCGGCCCTGATTCTGGCAGATGAGCCCACCGGAGCCTTGGATTCAAAAAACGCCCGGGATCTCCTAAACCGAATACAGATTCTCAAAGATCGGTATCACTCAACCATTCTCCTGGTAACCCATGATCCCCTAGTGGCCAGCTTCGGCGATCGTGTTATCTGCATAAAGGACGGACGACTCTTCAGCGAGGTAACCCGGTCAAGCCAGCCGAGGGAAACCCTCTCCCAGGGCAGCGAGGATCTACGCCAGGTATTTTTTAACCGGATTATCGCCATGTTGACCACCTTGGAACAGGGGGTAGTCTAA